A stretch of the Polluticoccus soli genome encodes the following:
- the rpsT gene encoding 30S ribosomal protein S20 has product MANHKATKKDIRQSEKRRERNRYYGKTTRNAIRTLLATTDKAVVAEQLPKVISMIDKLAKRNVIHKNKASNLKSGIVKKLSAVA; this is encoded by the coding sequence ATGGCAAACCATAAAGCAACCAAAAAGGATATCCGTCAGAGTGAAAAACGTCGCGAGCGCAACCGTTACTACGGTAAAACCACTCGTAATGCCATTCGTACCCTGCTGGCTACTACCGATAAAGCTGTAGTTGCGGAGCAACTGCCGAAAGTGATATCTATGATCGATAAACTGGCTAAACGCAATGTTATTCACAAGAACAAAGCCAGCAACCTGAAATCAGGTATCGTAAAGAAATTGAGCGCAGTGGCTTAA
- a CDS encoding T9SS type A sorting domain-containing protein, translated as MKHLLFLVLFVLFGELAIAQQYSVNSTTGSNSYPFNTTAGNKVAWLYLPSDFGTPPAGTITDIYFRTSSSATNATYTNFSIKMGLTSTSAWTSSTYPATGLTTVVSSASYVMASVPNIASGWQKITLQTPFVFDGTSNIIVMVESQSYSNGFSVYQNSLTGRRIYGTYGSASGSGYDGTYAGFGFDILTCPSPVLSAQPQNKNQCEGTNVNFSVTATNTSFYQWQVNTGSGFVDINNNAIYSGATTSSLNVATISMPYNNNQYRCILTGACNNPVTSNVATLNVMPGATITNQTMSGSVCETAATSMNVTAFGSVTSYQWQMAIATVGIFSDVPNSFPYSGTTSPTLNIVNTPDTLNDYIFRCVVSATGQCSGVTSASIPLTVLTPPEINPGGPVDQKVQPTEDAAFTISVNGQNYNTYWQASADGITYSNINDNILYKGTKTSTLLVKNPPLSMAEWWFRSIIKSTDPGCGIYHDTSAPAQLKMYLPNSVSNVVGEGGILLSPNPATGAEIFIDNQTTVRNVNVTVIDNLGRTVLATRYQLATGSNPLNISQLAPGLYTLRLADDTGKLINRRFTRQ; from the coding sequence ATGAAACACCTTTTATTCCTCGTTCTTTTCGTGTTGTTTGGTGAACTGGCTATCGCCCAGCAGTATTCTGTAAATAGCACCACTGGTAGCAACAGCTATCCTTTCAACACTACAGCTGGTAACAAAGTAGCCTGGCTATACCTGCCGAGTGACTTTGGCACACCTCCTGCAGGCACGATTACCGATATATATTTTCGGACATCTTCATCGGCAACCAATGCCACGTACACCAATTTCTCGATCAAAATGGGATTAACGTCAACCTCTGCGTGGACGTCGTCTACATATCCTGCAACAGGGTTGACCACCGTTGTCTCCAGTGCATCGTATGTAATGGCCTCCGTTCCCAACATAGCTAGCGGCTGGCAGAAGATAACGCTTCAAACTCCGTTTGTTTTTGACGGCACATCAAACATCATCGTCATGGTAGAAAGCCAGAGCTATTCAAATGGCTTTTCGGTTTACCAAAACAGCCTGACAGGCCGTCGAATATATGGTACATATGGGTCCGCCTCAGGCAGCGGGTATGATGGTACCTATGCAGGTTTTGGGTTTGATATCCTAACATGCCCTTCTCCTGTTTTAAGCGCACAGCCTCAAAACAAGAACCAGTGCGAGGGTACAAATGTCAACTTCTCTGTGACTGCTACCAACACCAGCTTTTACCAATGGCAAGTGAATACCGGATCTGGATTTGTTGACATTAACAACAATGCCATTTACAGCGGAGCAACTACAAGCAGCCTCAACGTAGCAACGATATCAATGCCTTATAATAACAATCAATACCGTTGCATTCTTACGGGTGCGTGTAACAACCCTGTTACATCAAACGTTGCAACGCTTAATGTAATGCCCGGCGCAACGATCACTAATCAAACAATGTCGGGCAGTGTATGCGAAACAGCGGCAACGAGCATGAATGTGACCGCCTTCGGCTCAGTAACCAGCTACCAGTGGCAAATGGCAATTGCAACCGTCGGTATTTTCAGCGATGTGCCAAACTCATTCCCGTATTCGGGCACCACATCGCCAACACTCAACATCGTTAATACACCAGACACCTTAAACGATTATATTTTCCGTTGTGTAGTATCAGCGACAGGACAATGTAGCGGGGTAACCTCTGCCTCCATTCCACTTACCGTTCTTACCCCACCGGAAATAAATCCAGGCGGTCCGGTAGACCAGAAAGTACAGCCTACTGAAGATGCTGCGTTCACAATCTCTGTAAATGGTCAGAATTATAATACCTACTGGCAGGCTAGTGCCGACGGCATTACCTATTCAAATATAAATGACAATATTCTTTATAAAGGCACAAAAACTTCCACCCTGCTGGTGAAAAACCCTCCGCTCTCCATGGCCGAGTGGTGGTTCCGTAGCATTATTAAATCTACCGATCCTGGCTGCGGAATATATCATGATACCAGCGCACCGGCACAGCTTAAAATGTACCTGCCAAATTCGGTTTCAAATGTAGTGGGCGAAGGTGGCATACTGCTCTCCCCCAACCCGGCCACCGGCGCTGAAATTTTTATCGATAACCAAACAACTGTAAGGAACGTTAACGTTACTGTAATCGATAATCTGGGCAGAACGGTATTGGCTACCAGATATCAGCTGGCAACAGGCAGCAACCCGTTAAATATTTCACAATTGGCGCCAGGTCTGTATACTTTGCGGCTCGCAGACGATACTGGCAAACTCATCAATAGACGATTCACACGGCAATAA
- a CDS encoding YwbE family protein, translating into MNKNGQYRADVKPGMEVDIILKKDQRTGERTRGYVKRLLTSATYHSRGIKVMLDDGQVGRVIEIIDEETE; encoded by the coding sequence ATGAATAAGAACGGGCAATACCGTGCCGATGTAAAACCCGGCATGGAAGTGGATATTATTTTAAAGAAAGACCAACGCACAGGCGAACGCACACGAGGATATGTAAAACGTCTGCTCACTAGTGCCACTTATCATTCACGTGGCATTAAGGTAATGCTGGATGATGGACAGGTAGGCCGGGTTATAGAAATAATAGACGAAGAAACGGAGTAG
- a CDS encoding serine aminopeptidase domain-containing protein, with amino-acid sequence MKRTLSFVILFLFATNIAIAQEAVRKGWMGANGSFSERGMALDTAIPGSTIHTMGLRKGDTIVVLNGTMIVDVSAYNRVASEIRTGDKVVVKFKRGSNTREKRSIAVMKPFDTLPNGEVVYGWAQMGNCKLRTIVRKPKRSQSMPAILFIPGYNCGSVEGYGQGSYGKLINTWISNGFAVVTIEKTGLGDSYGCVSCMDADLATDIQVFETGYQFMERLPYADKNNLFIFGHSMGGVIAPIIAEKHSPRGVIAFATVYRPWSEFLLEMHRVQWPLDGKSYAETEDRTRLIQKVYYEYFRLKKSPAELYENPEYKDLVASELEYTPGAQHMWGRHWRFWQQLDSVDLARSWSNVNAKVLSVFGGADFVACSELEHELIVRAVNSTHPGNAEHLNIADVDHLMIRNPDWPSAHKHFMDAAYKKDNFHQGFADKLTGWMKGVMQ; translated from the coding sequence ATGAAACGCACGCTTTCTTTCGTTATTCTTTTCCTTTTTGCAACTAACATAGCAATCGCACAAGAGGCTGTTCGCAAAGGATGGATGGGCGCTAATGGTTCTTTTTCTGAACGCGGTATGGCACTCGATACAGCTATACCGGGTTCCACGATCCATACAATGGGCTTGCGCAAAGGCGATACCATCGTGGTATTAAATGGAACGATGATCGTTGATGTGTCCGCTTATAACCGGGTAGCGAGTGAAATACGAACCGGCGATAAAGTCGTAGTAAAGTTTAAGCGCGGCAGTAATACAAGAGAGAAGAGATCGATTGCAGTTATGAAGCCTTTTGATACACTGCCTAATGGAGAAGTGGTGTATGGCTGGGCGCAAATGGGCAATTGCAAGCTGCGCACTATTGTGCGAAAGCCTAAACGGTCTCAATCTATGCCTGCGATCTTGTTTATTCCCGGTTATAATTGTGGATCAGTAGAAGGCTATGGACAAGGCAGTTATGGAAAACTGATCAATACCTGGATCTCCAACGGATTTGCTGTGGTGACAATAGAGAAAACGGGTCTCGGCGATAGCTATGGATGTGTTTCCTGTATGGATGCAGATCTGGCAACAGACATACAGGTCTTTGAAACTGGTTATCAATTTATGGAGCGCCTTCCATATGCCGACAAGAATAACCTGTTCATTTTTGGGCATTCTATGGGTGGCGTGATCGCACCAATAATTGCGGAAAAGCATTCGCCTCGTGGTGTGATAGCATTTGCGACAGTGTATCGTCCCTGGAGTGAATTTCTGTTAGAGATGCACAGAGTGCAGTGGCCGCTCGATGGAAAGAGTTATGCAGAAACTGAAGACCGGACGAGGCTCATCCAAAAAGTTTACTACGAATATTTCAGGCTAAAAAAATCACCGGCAGAATTGTATGAGAACCCTGAGTACAAGGATTTGGTTGCGAGTGAACTTGAATACACTCCTGGCGCGCAACATATGTGGGGCAGACATTGGCGTTTCTGGCAGCAGCTTGATTCCGTTGACCTGGCCAGGAGTTGGAGCAATGTAAACGCAAAAGTTCTATCAGTATTTGGCGGTGCCGATTTTGTAGCCTGTTCTGAGTTGGAGCACGAGCTGATTGTTCGTGCGGTAAACAGCACGCATCCTGGCAATGCTGAGCATCTCAATATTGCGGATGTAGACCATCTAATGATCCGTAACCCTGACTGGCCAAGTGCGCACAAGCATTTTATGGATGCAGCCTATAAGAAGGATAATTTTCATCAAGGCTTTGCCGACAAGTTAACAGGCTGGATGAAAGGTGTGATGCAGTGA
- a CDS encoding MBL fold metallo-hydrolase: MKTFFLLPLFLIVACTTGAQLHTDEFPVEKGKLKITPVQHASLVLQWKGRTIYVDPAGGAERYQSLPKPEIILITDIHSDHMDKKTLDGLKKDKAVFIVPQAVADSLKPLYTNKMIIMKNGESVTEQEVGFTAIPMYNLPETADSRHPKGRGNGYVINISGKNVYISGDTEDTPEMRALRNIDIAFVCMNLPYTMDVNQAASAVLEFKPGNVYPYHHRGQDINEFKRLVNEKNNDINVRLRDWYPE; encoded by the coding sequence ATGAAAACATTCTTCCTTCTGCCACTGTTTTTGATAGTTGCCTGTACAACCGGCGCACAACTGCACACCGACGAATTTCCAGTTGAAAAAGGCAAACTTAAGATAACACCGGTTCAGCATGCTTCGTTGGTATTACAATGGAAAGGCAGAACGATCTATGTGGACCCGGCCGGGGGTGCAGAACGTTACCAAAGTCTTCCCAAACCTGAGATCATTCTGATCACAGATATCCATAGCGACCATATGGATAAGAAAACGCTGGACGGTTTGAAAAAAGACAAAGCAGTTTTTATTGTTCCCCAGGCAGTAGCCGATTCCTTAAAACCATTGTACACCAACAAAATGATCATTATGAAAAACGGTGAAAGCGTGACCGAACAAGAGGTTGGCTTTACCGCCATACCTATGTACAATCTTCCTGAAACCGCAGATTCACGTCATCCCAAGGGCCGCGGAAATGGTTACGTTATAAATATCAGCGGCAAGAACGTGTACATTTCGGGCGACACAGAGGACACACCAGAGATGCGTGCATTAAGAAATATAGACATCGCGTTTGTGTGCATGAATCTGCCTTATACCATGGATGTGAACCAGGCAGCCAGCGCAGTGCTGGAGTTTAAACCGGGTAACGTTTATCCCTACCACCATCGTGGCCAGGATATCAATGAGTTTAAACGGCTGGTGAACGAAAAGAATAATGACATTAACGTAAGACTTCGGGATTGGTATCCTGAATAG
- a CDS encoding Dps family protein — protein MAKAAKHSLTKKTRIGLDPNKSKALAEKLNLLLSNYQVFYINTRGFHWNISGEKFFELHVKFEQLYNDLATKIDEVAERIVTLGYPPIHSFSGYLKNSQIKEETNITEGKICVRMIVDSMQTILDSQREILHLSAELDDEGTNSLVSDYIREQEKLLWMYSAYLGA, from the coding sequence ATGGCAAAAGCCGCTAAACACAGCCTTACTAAGAAAACACGCATTGGCCTGGACCCTAACAAGTCGAAGGCACTAGCTGAAAAATTGAATTTACTTCTCTCTAATTACCAGGTATTTTATATCAACACAAGAGGATTTCACTGGAATATTTCGGGTGAAAAGTTCTTTGAACTGCATGTAAAATTCGAACAACTCTACAACGACCTGGCCACTAAAATAGACGAAGTAGCAGAGCGCATTGTAACGTTGGGTTATCCACCCATACATTCATTCTCTGGTTATCTGAAGAATTCACAGATCAAGGAGGAAACCAACATCACTGAAGGTAAAATCTGCGTGCGCATGATCGTTGACAGCATGCAAACTATTCTCGACAGCCAGCGGGAGATCCTTCACCTTTCTGCGGAGCTGGATGATGAGGGCACCAACTCGCTGGTAAGCGATTATATACGCGAGCAGGAAAAACTGCTGTGGATGTATTCGGCCTATCTCGGTGCTTAA